One Kallotenue papyrolyticum genomic window carries:
- the uvrB gene encoding excinuclease ABC subunit UvrB: protein MPPFKVNAPYQPTGDQPQAIERLVAGLKQGLRHQTLVGATGTGKTAVMAWIVERVQRPTLVMAHNKTLAAQLYAEFKEFFPDNAVCYFVSYYDMYTPEAYVPSKDLYIEKEAQINEEIDRLRHEATQALLSRRDVLIVASVSAIYGLGSPADYGQVALSLRAGEVRNRDKVLRHLIDLQFERNDIDFHRGTFRVRGDTLEIFPANAETAWRVEFWGDEIERIVEVDPLTGELLTEKQAIDVYPAKHFITTGEKLQLAIRDIQAELDERVHALEAEGKQLEAARLKQRTMYDLEMLAEMGYCSGIENYSRHLDRRLPGQTPWTLLDYFPDDFLLFVDESHISVPQIRGMFNGDRSRKQTLVDYGFRLPSALDNRPLRFEEWEQHLHQVIYVSATPGPYELERSEQIVEQIIRPTGLLDPVIDVRPTRGQIDDLLGEIKQRVERGQRALVTTLTKRMAEDLADYLKEMGIRTQYLHADIETIERVEILRDLRMGVYDVVVGINLLREGLDLPEVSLVAILDADKEGYLRSTSSLIQIIGRAARHVEGTVIMYADSVTRSMEEAIRETQRRREIQMAYNREHGIEPRGIVKQIRDLTNQLQRVAETPAPYTVERGGEIAMPKDELLRLIKELEKQMKDAARNLEFEKAALLRDQITELRRTLALEDTGALLASINERPERRSTAPAATIAATGNGTGRATRPRGGRRR from the coding sequence ATGCCGCCCTTCAAGGTGAACGCCCCCTACCAGCCCACCGGCGACCAGCCCCAGGCGATCGAACGCCTGGTGGCCGGGCTCAAGCAGGGCTTGCGCCACCAAACCCTGGTCGGCGCAACAGGGACCGGCAAAACGGCGGTGATGGCCTGGATCGTCGAACGGGTGCAGCGCCCCACGCTGGTGATGGCCCACAACAAAACCCTGGCCGCACAGCTCTATGCCGAGTTCAAGGAGTTCTTCCCCGACAACGCGGTCTGCTACTTCGTCTCCTACTACGACATGTACACGCCGGAGGCCTATGTCCCCTCCAAGGACCTGTACATCGAAAAGGAGGCGCAGATCAACGAAGAGATCGACCGCCTGCGCCATGAGGCAACCCAGGCGCTGCTCTCGCGGCGTGACGTACTGATCGTGGCCTCGGTCTCGGCGATCTACGGCCTGGGCTCGCCCGCCGACTACGGTCAGGTCGCGCTCTCGCTGCGCGCGGGCGAGGTGCGTAACCGCGACAAAGTGTTGCGCCACCTGATCGACCTGCAGTTCGAGCGCAACGACATTGATTTCCACCGCGGCACCTTCCGCGTGCGCGGGGATACCCTGGAGATCTTTCCGGCCAACGCCGAAACCGCCTGGCGCGTCGAGTTCTGGGGCGACGAGATCGAGCGCATCGTCGAAGTCGATCCGCTCACCGGCGAGCTGCTGACCGAGAAACAAGCCATCGATGTCTATCCGGCCAAGCACTTCATCACCACCGGCGAGAAGCTGCAACTGGCGATCCGCGACATCCAGGCCGAGCTGGACGAGCGCGTGCACGCCCTGGAGGCCGAGGGCAAGCAGCTCGAAGCCGCGCGCCTCAAGCAGCGCACCATGTACGACCTGGAGATGCTAGCCGAGATGGGCTACTGCTCCGGCATCGAGAACTACAGCCGCCACCTGGATCGGCGCCTGCCGGGCCAAACGCCCTGGACGCTGCTCGACTACTTCCCCGACGATTTCCTGCTGTTCGTGGATGAGTCGCACATTTCGGTGCCACAGATCCGCGGCATGTTCAACGGCGACCGCAGCCGCAAGCAGACGCTGGTGGACTACGGCTTCCGCTTGCCCAGCGCGCTCGACAACCGGCCACTGCGCTTCGAGGAATGGGAGCAGCACCTCCACCAAGTGATCTACGTCTCGGCCACGCCCGGTCCCTATGAACTGGAACGCTCGGAACAGATCGTCGAGCAGATCATCCGTCCCACCGGCCTGCTTGATCCGGTGATCGATGTGCGGCCCACGCGCGGCCAGATCGACGACCTGCTCGGCGAGATCAAACAGCGGGTGGAGCGCGGCCAGCGCGCGCTGGTCACTACGCTGACCAAACGCATGGCCGAAGATCTGGCCGACTACCTCAAGGAGATGGGCATCCGCACGCAGTACCTGCATGCCGACATCGAGACGATCGAGCGCGTTGAGATCCTGCGCGATCTGCGCATGGGCGTCTACGACGTGGTCGTCGGCATCAACCTGCTACGCGAAGGGCTGGATCTGCCGGAGGTCTCGCTGGTAGCGATCCTGGACGCCGACAAGGAGGGCTACCTGCGCTCCACCTCGTCGCTAATCCAGATCATCGGCCGCGCCGCACGGCACGTGGAAGGCACGGTGATCATGTACGCCGACAGCGTCACGCGTTCGATGGAGGAAGCCATCCGCGAAACGCAACGCCGCCGCGAGATCCAGATGGCCTACAACCGCGAGCACGGCATCGAACCGCGTGGTATTGTTAAGCAAATTCGTGATCTGACCAATCAGTTGCAGCGCGTGGCCGAGACGCCGGCGCCCTACACCGTCGAGCGTGGCGGCGAGATCGCCATGCCCAAGGACGAATTGCTGCGGCTGATCAAAGAACTCGAAAAACAGATGAAGGATGCGGCGCGCAACCTGGAGTTCGAAAAGGCGGCGCTGCTGCGCGATCAGATCACCGAACTGCGCCGGACCTTAGCATTGGAAGATACCGGCGCGCTGCTGGCGAGCATCAACGAACGCCCCGAGCGTCGTTCCACAGCACCGGCTGCCACGATCGCAGCCACCGGCAACGGCACGGGCCGCGCCACGCGCCCGCGCGGCGGACGCCGTCGCTAG
- a CDS encoding nuclease-related domain-containing protein: MAVQVWIGEKPDNPNERKAIIALANGLDRLEGLYVMIANFSVGGRAIDLVILKSDAIFILELKHCDGKVFGDVNGRWKVVSKSGSTKWLNPGRKNPYGQVMSYFYNFTNFLNDHKAEIVGAQRAQDIDFRSAKRVIVIVPTIEEGSQIELDWKVQAKGLDELPTYLVTERSTGIDLSDEELLRIPRLLHCEPWREVNDLIAGVLPEWEATPSEPPALQAALPPPPTPVRNAAAPPPAPLAIWRAALRRVTTWPANMVYVFVLLAVLITLAIIPGVFLEIVPRSNQAAPPQTLQPIPTIPQFGIGENISNGIADVRQQVGRRWDQQTKRWLLTDAENAEVLVTLESVDFNNGQIRLAWTVENRRRVPVRMALVPENIAISDTQMQYRIDPQRSEPRGTLTVAPGEKRSATVVVPQPVRANALTLQITLLREPFGETSWIVNVPQ, encoded by the coding sequence GTGGCAGTCCAGGTCTGGATCGGCGAGAAGCCGGACAATCCCAACGAGCGCAAAGCGATCATCGCCCTAGCCAACGGCCTTGACCGTCTGGAAGGGCTGTATGTGATGATCGCCAACTTCAGCGTCGGCGGGCGCGCGATCGATCTGGTGATCCTCAAGTCCGACGCGATCTTCATCCTCGAGCTCAAACATTGCGACGGTAAGGTCTTCGGCGATGTCAACGGCCGCTGGAAGGTGGTCAGCAAGAGCGGCTCGACCAAGTGGCTCAACCCTGGCCGCAAAAATCCCTATGGCCAGGTGATGTCCTACTTCTACAACTTCACCAACTTTCTCAACGACCACAAGGCCGAGATCGTTGGGGCACAGCGCGCGCAGGACATCGACTTCCGCTCGGCCAAGCGCGTGATCGTGATCGTGCCGACGATCGAGGAAGGTTCACAGATCGAACTCGACTGGAAGGTGCAGGCCAAGGGCCTGGATGAGCTGCCCACCTATCTGGTGACCGAGCGCTCAACCGGCATCGACCTTTCGGATGAGGAGCTGCTGCGCATTCCGCGCCTGCTGCACTGCGAGCCCTGGCGCGAAGTCAACGATCTGATCGCCGGCGTGCTGCCGGAGTGGGAAGCCACGCCCAGCGAACCGCCCGCGCTACAGGCCGCCCTGCCGCCACCGCCTACACCGGTGCGCAATGCAGCTGCGCCACCGCCCGCGCCGCTCGCCATCTGGCGCGCCGCGCTGCGCCGCGTCACCACCTGGCCGGCCAACATGGTGTACGTCTTCGTCCTGCTGGCCGTACTGATCACGCTGGCGATCATTCCCGGCGTCTTTCTGGAGATCGTGCCGCGCAGCAACCAGGCCGCTCCGCCGCAGACGCTCCAACCGATTCCGACGATCCCGCAGTTCGGCATCGGCGAGAACATCAGCAACGGCATCGCCGATGTGCGCCAACAGGTGGGCCGACGCTGGGATCAGCAGACCAAACGCTGGCTACTGACCGATGCCGAAAACGCCGAGGTGCTGGTGACCTTGGAAAGCGTCGATTTCAACAACGGGCAGATCCGGCTGGCGTGGACGGTGGAGAATCGCCGCCGCGTGCCGGTGCGCATGGCGCTGGTGCCGGAGAATATTGCCATCTCCGACACCCAGATGCAGTACCGCATCGACCCGCAGCGCTCCGAGCCGCGCGGCACACTGACGGTCGCGCCGGGCGAGAAGCGCAGCGCTACGGTGGTGGTGCCGCAGCCGGTGCGCGCCAATGCCCTCACGCTCCAGATCACGCTGCTGCGCGAGCCCTTCGGCGAGACGAGCTGGATCGTCAACGTGCCGCAGTGA
- a CDS encoding LacI family DNA-binding transcriptional regulator, producing the protein MATIKEVARRANVSIATVSYVLNGTGSVSPETRRAVLEAAAALQYRPSYRARALQARRSLTLGVVLPGAQRVAEPSFGALLAGLTEGAARSGYQVLLATAAPEQDEAALYAPLVRSGRVDGVVILDAQQDDVRLVAARREGIPYICAGRPGDGSPYVALDAVPGMIEAMAHLIVRGHTRIGLIQPPLESALAADLDVGYREALTEAGLPFAPELIVEGGLSEADGYAAAEELLSRPERPTAIIAGSAALAFGTLHAIHDQQLHVGHDVALISFEDTPAAAHTAPPLTAVRQPFHAWGIALAHGLIALITGQPWHSLAVQPQLIVRRSCGAGGLPRR; encoded by the coding sequence ATGGCCACGATCAAAGAAGTGGCGCGCCGTGCCAACGTATCGATCGCCACCGTCTCCTACGTACTCAACGGTACGGGCTCGGTCTCGCCGGAAACCCGCCGCGCGGTGCTGGAAGCGGCAGCAGCGCTGCAATATCGCCCATCGTATCGCGCGCGCGCACTCCAGGCACGGCGCAGTCTAACGCTGGGTGTCGTGTTGCCAGGCGCACAACGCGTAGCCGAGCCATCCTTCGGCGCGTTGTTGGCCGGTCTGACCGAGGGCGCCGCGCGCAGTGGCTACCAGGTGCTGCTGGCAACCGCCGCGCCGGAGCAGGACGAAGCTGCGCTCTACGCTCCGCTGGTGCGCTCCGGGCGCGTGGACGGCGTGGTGATCCTCGACGCGCAGCAGGACGATGTGCGCCTGGTCGCAGCCCGACGCGAAGGCATTCCCTACATCTGCGCGGGTCGCCCCGGCGATGGCAGCCCCTATGTGGCGCTCGATGCGGTGCCGGGGATGATCGAGGCCATGGCGCATCTGATCGTGCGCGGGCATACGCGCATCGGGCTGATACAGCCGCCGCTCGAAAGCGCGCTGGCCGCTGATCTGGACGTCGGCTACCGCGAAGCGTTGACCGAAGCCGGTCTGCCCTTTGCGCCGGAGCTGATTGTCGAAGGCGGCCTGAGCGAAGCCGATGGCTATGCCGCTGCCGAGGAGCTGCTCAGCCGTCCGGAACGTCCAACGGCGATCATCGCCGGCAGCGCGGCGCTGGCTTTCGGCACGCTGCACGCGATCCATGATCAGCAGCTTCATGTCGGGCACGATGTAGCACTGATCAGCTTCGAGGACACGCCGGCAGCCGCGCACACCGCACCGCCGCTGACCGCGGTACGCCAGCCGTTTCACGCCTGGGGCATCGCCCTGGCACACGGGCTGATCGCCCTGATCACCGGCCAGCCGTGGCACTCGCTCGCGGTGCAGCCGCAACTCATCGTCCGTCGTTCCTGTGGAGCCGGGGGACTGCCGCGCCGCTGA
- the menC gene encoding o-succinylbenzoate synthase, with protein sequence MRIARVVWECYRLPFAAAFRTAHGPLATRAGIVLRLVSDNGAQGLGEIAPLPPFGGTLDDALALLRALAPALVGGAVVTLSEQAGCHPALAPFPPATRQVVLGGIELASADLLAQAAGQPLAQWLGGHAPPDAVPVNATIGAAMPEAAAEAARQARSAGFACVKLKVGSAALTDEIARVAAVRAALGPAVELRLDANGAWSVQQAVATLTALQPYAVALVEQPTPPDDLAALTEVRRRCPHLLIAADESAIDASAIERLLAVRAADVIVIKPVLLGGPRTALALARRILAAGCGVIVTSLLDSGIGVAGALHLAAALPPPVPACGLATTALLCDDLVHEALTPQHGYLSVPRAPGLGVTLDTTALARYRTQGGMTHA encoded by the coding sequence ATGCGCATCGCCCGCGTTGTCTGGGAGTGCTACCGGCTGCCCTTTGCCGCCGCTTTCCGCACGGCGCACGGCCCGCTGGCGACGCGCGCAGGGATCGTGCTGCGCCTGGTGAGCGACAACGGCGCGCAGGGCCTGGGCGAGATCGCGCCGCTGCCGCCCTTCGGTGGCACGCTCGACGATGCGCTGGCGCTGCTGCGCGCACTCGCGCCGGCGCTGGTCGGCGGCGCCGTGGTCACCTTGAGCGAGCAGGCCGGTTGCCATCCCGCGCTGGCGCCCTTTCCCCCAGCTACGCGGCAGGTGGTGCTGGGCGGCATCGAACTGGCCTCTGCTGATCTGCTGGCGCAGGCCGCCGGGCAGCCGCTGGCGCAGTGGCTGGGCGGTCACGCGCCGCCGGACGCCGTGCCGGTTAACGCCACCATCGGCGCGGCCATGCCCGAAGCAGCCGCCGAAGCGGCGCGGCAGGCGCGCAGCGCGGGCTTCGCCTGCGTCAAACTCAAGGTGGGCAGCGCCGCGCTGACGGATGAGATTGCCCGTGTCGCGGCGGTGCGCGCTGCGCTCGGTCCGGCGGTCGAGCTGCGGCTGGACGCCAACGGCGCGTGGAGCGTGCAGCAGGCGGTGGCAACGCTCACGGCCCTGCAGCCCTATGCGGTCGCGCTGGTGGAGCAGCCGACGCCGCCCGATGACCTGGCGGCGCTGACCGAGGTACGCCGCCGCTGTCCGCACCTGTTGATCGCCGCCGACGAAAGCGCGATCGACGCATCCGCCATCGAGCGCCTGCTGGCGGTGCGTGCCGCCGATGTGATCGTGATCAAACCGGTGCTGCTGGGCGGGCCGCGCACGGCGCTGGCGCTGGCCCGACGCATCCTGGCTGCCGGATGTGGCGTGATCGTCACCTCGCTGCTCGACAGCGGCATCGGCGTGGCCGGCGCGCTGCACCTTGCCGCGGCGCTGCCCCCACCCGTGCCGGCCTGCGGCCTGGCTACCACCGCCCTGCTGTGCGACGATCTGGTTCACGAAGCGCTCACGCCGCAGCACGGCTACCTGAGCGTGCCGCGCGCGCCCGGCCTGGGCGTGACACTGGACACGACCGCCCTGGCGCGCTACCGAACGCAGGGAGGGATGACCCATGCCTGA
- the menB gene encoding 1,4-dihydroxy-2-naphthoyl-CoA synthase yields MASVAWQKVKDYTDIIYEKAEGIARITINRPEKRNAFRPQTLFEMMEAFRDAHEDPEIGVVLLTGAGDKAFCSGGDQSVRGDAGYVGPDGVPRLNVLELQRYIRTMPKPVIAVVAGYAIGGGHVLHVVCDLTIAADNAIFGQTGPKVGSFDAGFGASYLASIVGQKKAREIWYLCRQYTAQEALEMGLVNAVVPLEQLEEESIKWAKEILEKSPIAIRFLKAGFNAALDGQMGLQVLAGDATMLYYMTEEAQEGKRAFLEKRKPNFKRFRRLP; encoded by the coding sequence ATGGCATCGGTCGCATGGCAGAAGGTGAAGGACTACACCGACATCATCTACGAAAAGGCGGAGGGCATTGCGCGCATCACCATCAACCGGCCCGAAAAGCGCAACGCGTTTCGGCCCCAAACCCTGTTTGAGATGATGGAGGCCTTCCGCGACGCGCATGAGGATCCGGAGATCGGCGTGGTGCTGCTGACGGGCGCAGGCGATAAAGCCTTCTGCTCCGGTGGCGACCAGAGCGTGCGCGGCGATGCGGGCTACGTCGGTCCCGATGGCGTGCCACGCCTGAATGTGCTGGAGCTGCAACGCTACATCCGCACCATGCCCAAGCCGGTGATCGCCGTGGTGGCCGGCTATGCCATCGGTGGCGGCCACGTGTTGCACGTCGTCTGCGATCTGACCATCGCCGCCGACAACGCGATCTTCGGGCAGACCGGCCCCAAGGTAGGCAGCTTTGACGCCGGCTTCGGCGCCTCCTACCTGGCCAGCATCGTCGGCCAGAAGAAGGCGCGCGAGATCTGGTACTTGTGCCGCCAGTACACCGCGCAAGAAGCGCTCGAGATGGGCCTGGTCAACGCGGTGGTGCCGCTGGAACAGCTCGAAGAAGAGTCGATCAAGTGGGCTAAGGAGATTCTAGAAAAGAGCCCGATCGCGATTCGCTTCCTCAAGGCCGGCTTCAACGCGGCGCTGGACGGCCAGATGGGGCTGCAGGTGCTGGCCGGCGACGCGACCATGCTCTACTACATGACCGAGGAGGCGCAGGAGGGCAAGCGCGCCTTTCTGGAGAAGCGCAAGCCCAACTTCAAGCGCTTCCGCCGCCTGCCCTGA
- a CDS encoding o-succinylbenzoate--CoA ligase has protein sequence MPEQLPDWLTRRAADLPEAPAVICGTTTWSFAELDRQAQATAARLRTLGLGAGDRVAVLLRNGLPFVTLVHALIKLRAVLVPLNTRLSAPEIAWQLSDVRARLLIHDATNAALAQAATGDLTLCRISVDPEAQTPCLNELEGSAFVAPSQIDLDATHVIMYTSGTTGRPKGVMLTYGNHWWNAIGSALNLGHAPTDRWLAVLPLFHIGGLSILLRSVIYGITALVHERFDPLAANAAIERQGATLVSVVATMLERMLDARGKQPYPPTLRAVLLGGGPAPRPLLERCARLGVPVIQTYGMTETASQAATLAPSDALRKLGSAGRPLLPVELRIEQEGQPAPPGTIGEILVRGPTVTPGYANRPEATAHALRDGWLHTGDLGYLDDDGYLYVVDRRDDLIISGGENVYPAEVEAVLRAHPAVADAAVVGLPDAHWGQRVAAAVVVRPGQQLSAEELLRFCESRLARYKLPRALRFVAELPRNATGKVLRHVLRDAWLSPPTAS, from the coding sequence ATGCCTGAGCAGCTACCCGACTGGCTCACCCGCCGCGCGGCGGATCTGCCGGAGGCGCCCGCAGTGATCTGCGGCACCACCACCTGGAGCTTCGCCGAGCTGGATCGCCAGGCGCAGGCCACCGCTGCGCGCCTGCGTACACTGGGCCTCGGCGCGGGTGACCGCGTCGCCGTCTTACTGCGCAATGGCCTGCCCTTCGTCACGCTGGTGCACGCCCTGATCAAACTGCGCGCAGTCTTGGTGCCGCTCAATACGCGCCTCAGCGCGCCGGAGATCGCCTGGCAGCTCAGCGACGTGCGCGCGCGACTGCTGATCCACGATGCCACGAACGCTGCGCTGGCGCAGGCTGCCACTGGCGACCTTACATTATGTCGCATCAGTGTTGACCCGGAGGCCCAAACCCCCTGTCTGAACGAGCTGGAAGGCTCCGCCTTCGTGGCGCCCTCACAGATCGATCTCGACGCGACGCACGTGATTATGTACACATCCGGAACCACCGGGCGGCCCAAGGGCGTGATGCTGACCTATGGCAACCACTGGTGGAACGCGATCGGCTCGGCGCTCAACCTCGGCCACGCGCCCACTGACCGCTGGCTGGCAGTGCTGCCGCTATTTCACATCGGCGGCCTGTCGATCCTATTGCGCAGCGTCATCTACGGCATCACGGCGCTGGTGCATGAGCGCTTCGACCCGCTTGCGGCCAACGCGGCCATCGAGCGCCAGGGCGCAACGCTGGTGTCGGTGGTAGCGACCATGCTCGAACGCATGCTGGACGCGCGCGGCAAGCAGCCCTACCCGCCGACGCTGCGCGCGGTGCTGCTGGGCGGCGGGCCGGCGCCGCGCCCGCTGCTGGAGCGCTGTGCGCGCCTGGGCGTGCCGGTAATTCAGACCTACGGCATGACCGAGACCGCATCGCAGGCAGCTACACTTGCGCCGTCGGATGCGCTGCGCAAACTCGGATCAGCGGGCCGCCCATTACTGCCGGTCGAGCTGCGCATCGAACAGGAGGGGCAGCCCGCGCCCCCGGGCACCATCGGCGAGATCCTGGTACGCGGCCCGACCGTCACTCCGGGCTATGCCAACCGGCCCGAAGCAACGGCACACGCGCTGCGCGACGGATGGCTGCATACCGGCGATCTGGGCTACCTGGACGACGATGGCTACCTGTACGTTGTGGACCGCCGCGACGATCTGATCATCTCCGGCGGCGAGAACGTCTATCCGGCGGAGGTCGAAGCGGTGCTACGAGCCCATCCCGCAGTAGCCGACGCCGCCGTGGTGGGTCTGCCCGATGCGCACTGGGGGCAACGCGTCGCGGCGGCCGTGGTGGTGCGTCCCGGCCAGCAGCTCAGCGCCGAGGAACTGCTGCGCTTCTGTGAGTCGCGACTGGCGCGCTACAAACTGCCGCGCGCGCTGCGCTTCGTCGCCGAGCTGCCGCGCAACGCCACTGGCAAAGTGCTGCGTCACGTACTGCGCGACGCATGGTTATCGCCGCCAACGGCGAGCTGA
- a CDS encoding ABC transporter ATP-binding protein — translation MASIKFEHVDKYFGNVHVLKDINIDIPDKEFLVLVGPSGCGKSTALRCLAGLEEITSGKIYIGDRVVNDVAPKDRDIAMVFQSYALYPHMSVYDNMAFGLKLRKVPKAEIDKRVKEAAEMLGIAHLLDRKPKALSGGQRQRVALGRAIVRDPAVFLMDEPLSNLDAKLRVQTRAEISKLHKRLGTTFIYVTHDQVEAMTMGTRIAVMRDGILQQLDAPQVLYDHPANMFVAGFIGSPAMNFFEATIRRGTDGLVVDTGDFALPIARNKQEVAGKYIDRSVYFGIRPEDIHDAQFVPPGVEANATVDAEIAVVEHMGAEVFAYADVGTKEFVARLDPRTAAEAGKPLRLAFDMSRMHLFDRETEMALT, via the coding sequence ATGGCCAGCATCAAGTTCGAACACGTCGACAAGTACTTCGGCAACGTCCACGTCCTCAAAGACATCAACATCGACATTCCGGACAAAGAGTTCCTGGTACTTGTCGGCCCGTCCGGTTGCGGCAAATCCACCGCGTTGCGCTGCCTGGCGGGGCTGGAAGAGATCACCAGTGGCAAAATCTACATCGGTGATCGCGTCGTTAACGACGTCGCACCCAAGGATCGCGACATCGCCATGGTCTTCCAGAGCTACGCGCTCTACCCGCATATGTCGGTCTATGACAACATGGCCTTCGGCCTGAAACTGCGCAAGGTGCCCAAGGCCGAGATCGACAAGCGTGTCAAGGAAGCCGCCGAAATGCTGGGCATCGCCCACCTGCTGGATCGCAAGCCCAAGGCGCTCTCAGGCGGTCAGCGCCAGCGCGTGGCGCTCGGCCGCGCGATTGTGCGCGATCCGGCGGTCTTCCTGATGGACGAGCCGCTCTCCAACCTGGACGCCAAGCTGCGTGTCCAGACGCGCGCCGAGATCTCCAAGCTGCACAAACGCCTGGGCACCACCTTCATCTATGTGACGCACGACCAGGTCGAGGCCATGACCATGGGCACGCGCATCGCCGTGATGCGCGACGGCATCCTGCAGCAGCTCGACGCGCCGCAAGTGCTCTACGACCATCCCGCCAACATGTTCGTGGCCGGCTTCATCGGCTCGCCCGCGATGAACTTCTTTGAAGCCACGATCCGCCGCGGCACGGATGGGCTGGTGGTCGATACCGGCGACTTCGCGCTGCCCATTGCGCGCAACAAGCAGGAGGTGGCCGGCAAGTACATCGATCGATCGGTGTACTTCGGCATCCGTCCTGAAGATATTCACGATGCGCAGTTCGTGCCGCCGGGCGTGGAAGCCAACGCGACGGTTGACGCCGAGATCGCCGTGGTTGAGCATATGGGCGCGGAGGTCTTCGCTTATGCCGATGTGGGCACGAAGGAGTTCGTCGCCCGTCTCGACCCACGCACGGCCGCCGAGGCCGGCAAGCCGCTGCGCTTGGCCTTCGACATGTCGCGCATGCACCTCTTCGACCGCGAAACCGAGATGGCGCTGACCTGA